CAGAATGGTTATGGTCTCTTCTGGATGAGCCAGCTCCCAATTCTAAGACTGCCCGAAGTCATGCTCGTAAAAGTGCCATTCGAGCGGCTAACTTTcttactaaaaaataattaccTTTTAGAATGTTTGAAACTCTTAATTTTCCATCTCCTCTCTATCCTTATGAGCATTTGATccattctttttgtttactttttttgaggCATATGACATTCGCTACTTTACCATTTCCCAGAAtccaaaaatcattttaaaataaaaatatattaaataaccTTATATCAGTGATATACATTTGtagcataaaaaaaattactacTACATGTCCTTCTTTAAGAGAAGCATATTCAAACCTCAACCTGCCAACCTTAGAGAAACCGGTATTGCCCAAACTGTGTATCGTTTATGGAATTTGGCTGACGAAAATGTATTCTAGAATTGTATTGAACGATGTTGagaaaaaagttgttaatcttttgaaaaagactGCTGATTTTATTGAATCTAAATCCAGCAGCAGTTCGTCATTGGAAGTTAGATTGGCAGGAGGATGGGTTCGCGATAAACTTCTTGGGCTTTCTAGTGACGATTTAGACGTTACGTTGAATAAAGTTACCGGTGTTGACTTTGCAAATTCAATATTTGAGTATGTTCACTCTCTCGACTCTGACTCAGTTATTCCATATAAAGACGCACTTGGCAAGCTAACTGTCAATCCCGATCAAAGCAAGCATTTAGAAACTGCTACCTTATCCCTATTTGACCTTGATATTGATTTTGTAGGACTTCGTGCAGAATCATATGATGATAAAAGTCGAATTCCTAGCGTTACCCCAGGAACTGTTGAAACAGATGCATTGAGAAGAGACTTCACGGTTAACACCCTATTCTTTAACATACGaacagaaaaaatagaGGACATTACAAAGCGAGGATATAAAGATTTGCAAACCAAAGTGTTGGTCACGCCCATTTCACCTCTCCAATCATTTTTGGAAGATCCCTTACGAATTTTGAGAGGCATTCGGTTTGCATCCAGATTTGAATTTACAATTGATCCGTCGGTCGTTTCCGCTATCCAAGATCCGAAAGTATgtaaagcttttgaaaaaaaggttaGCAAGGAACGTGTAGGAGAggaaattgagaaaatgtTGAAGGGTGCAAACGCGAAGCTAGCACTTCAACTGTTATATTCAACGAACACGTATCAGTTTACGTTCGATACTTTGCCAgctgaaaaagaatttcaaattcCAAAGGCATTGGAAGCTACCGAGTCTTTATTTCAGAGTCTTGCATTGACGTTTCCTAAACTTATGAAATTAAGTGAAGATGAGAAAATTGGGCTATGGCTATATGTTGCTCTAATTCCATGGTCTAGTCAAACTGTTATGgttaagaaaaaacaattttatattCCTGCAATCATCGCAAAAGACAAGTTGAAGCTCAGAAGTACATATGTTAACCAGTTGAATCAGTGCTGCACATTCAATCCGATATTCGATGAATTAGTTAACGATACTTCCACTAAAAATTGCTCATCTATTGGCAGCTTAATACGACAATTGAATAAATCCTGGGAAGTCGTGTTTTTAACATCGGTCATATATAGTTGTTGTAAAACACCGGCAGCATCTGTATCAAATACATTTAGTTCTTATAAATCTCTATATGACTTTATTTAtgacaaaaatttacaaaatgcTTATAACATGAAGCCATTATTAGACGTAtgtaattcttttatttctgtTAACAATATTGAGCGAATAAgctaacaattttttaggGAAAACAGATCATGAAAAATGTGGGAGTTAAGCCTGGCCCGCAGCTGAAAGAGACTATGGATAACATGATTTCCTGGCAATTTAAACACCCTGAAGGAAGTGTCGAAGATTGTGTTGCATACCTTCAATCCCtaaaaatataagaaaAGACAATCACTGTTTAGATAACTTAATCGCACAAAagattaaaagaataaaagtCACCAGTAATCGTCGtcctttttggaaattcGTATTTATGATATTTATGCTTAATTCAGAATGGATCCTTTCCTCTTATTATTACCAATCTCTAACCGGCTCTCGATAATCGTATTCGCTGGTGCTTGGTGTAATTTCGGTACAGTCTGGATAACAGTAGTTCAATTTGACATAGCATCTTGTGttttcattatcattattaaaaaaacgagTTCCACAAGCGGAACATTGCAAATTTAATTgatcaaattcatcaatGATTTCGTTGCCTGTGCGTGCTGGATAATCACCTTCGCACTCATAAATGGCAGTGCAAGAACTAGCTGTATAAGAAGAATATCCATGGTAGATCAAGGATCTATTATACTTCATGTACGCGTTCGGACACGCACGATTTTCTCCTCGAAGCATAGGGCAAAGAAATGAGCCCTTACAGTTATTAGGATGAACCGAATTATCATATCCAAGCATGTTAAATAAACTTCTTCGATAGTTTGAAGTAATTCGAGAGCCTTTTGCTTCTGGCTCAAAGACAGTACTAAGATCACTTCTAATTGGGACTGCAATGCATATGTAAATGCAGATTCCGTATATGAATAGGAACAAAGTTAATTTCTCTGTTACACAACAAAATTTCCACATTCCTTCCgaaatattaatatatattaaatatgcAAAAGTGTTTAAAGCAATGCTTCTTATTTGCAATTATTcttaattaattaatatttttcttttggttAAGGAAAGAATATGTAATATAAACAGTATTCTTTTAGTTGGtgtcaatatttttgtttgtttttaagATCGTAAACAGAGCTTTACAAACCCCAAAGCAAGGTGTCTTCATCTAGTGAAGCATCCGAGTCATTATTAGATAAATTGCTAGATTCTTTAACagaaaagttattttttttagtttcaaaccttttttgtttcaaacGACGGATAAGATCCCTCGACTCACCCAATTtgctttcttcttcataaaGAATATCATAAACTTCTGGTTCTAAATCATTATCtgcaatttcattttcttcatccttTTCGGCCAATAACTGTTGCTGTTGGAGTGTTATTTCTTGTTCAACAGCATTTTCCTCAATAATGCCAAtctcattttgaaaatcgtTCCACTCTTCTTCAATTagttctttatttttagcaatagattcatcaaaaaagttttctGGAAGTGCGGACACCGCTCGTGTATCCTTAGGAGGTTCTGTAGATTgcttttcattaaaatcaCTTACTGCCAGCTCACGAGATTGATCACGAcctaaattttcaaatgattTATGATCTCTCGTCTTCTGACGCTTCAGTTCTTGACTAGAGGCTTTCAGACCTCGCTTTTGCCCTAATCGCTCTTGTTTTACTTTCCTCAGTAACTCTCGTGCACTACTcatatttttgaagctCCTTTTCTAACAATATTCACATTTAATCGTAAAATATTGCATTCGAACTATAAAATAGCATGTATCCTTAGTTTTCGCAGATTTTGCACCTTTGCTATAACAAACTACAACACTGCTGCCACTTGCCAATAACCCATACCTGCCAACACCTTGTTTTTTAGAACTCTTGACGAGCTTTTGTGAGGATATTAAACACTTCAGGAACGACTTTTGTTTAGTTATGCATATATTTTAATCTCCTCAGTTTATTTAGTACGCATTCAATCACTTGTTATTCGAATTGCATGTATTAACCTTGAAGTACAGATGTCATTGatcaaaatactttttattcCCATAATAACGAAGCATGGTAAGAAAAAGCACTAGAAGGACGGCAAAAGCCTCAGAAAAACCTCCTGAAACTGTTGTTCGGTGTGTTTGTAAATCGCAAGAAGACATTGGCGATACGTGGGTTCAATGTGATGGGTGTGATTGCTGGCAACATGCCAGTTGCGTTGGATTAGCGGATAAGGATATACCTGAAAGCTACTATTGTGAAGTTTGTCATTCGCGAAGCGACGTTTCATCACAAGTACAAAATTCTCCCAATAAGGATGAAGAGCATCAGACAGCTGATTTACTTGCCTCTAATGAAGGGAACgagaaaaacaatgaagaaaataatgttgTATCTTCTGATTCAAAAGAGGCGATTACTAAAGAGTCAGGCGCTGAACTAGAATCATCCGAGCCTGCTTCGACAAATTCTAATGTT
Above is a genomic segment from Schizosaccharomyces pombe strain 972h- genome assembly, chromosome: III containing:
- the cca2 gene encoding ATP/CTP tRNA nucleotidyltransferase, giving the protein MYSRIVLNDVEKKVVNLLKKTADFIESKSSSSSSLEVRLAGGWVRDKLLGLSSDDLDVTLNKVTGVDFANSIFEYVHSLDSDSVIPYKDALGKLTVNPDQSKHLETATLSLFDLDIDFVGLRAESYDDKSRIPSVTPGTVETDALRRDFTVNTLFFNIRTEKIEDITKRGYKDLQTKVLVTPISPLQSFLEDPLRILRGIRFASRFEFTIDPSVVSAIQDPKVCKAFEKKVSKERVGEEIEKMLKGANAKLALQLLYSTNTYQFTFDTLPAEKEFQIPKALEATESLFQSLALTFPKLMKLSEDEKIGLWLYVALIPWSSQTVMVKKKQFYIPAIIAKDKLKLRSTYVNQLNQCCTFNPIFDELVNDTSTKNCSSIGSLIRQLNKSWEVVFLTSVIYSCCKTPAASVSNTFSSYKSLYDFIYDKNLQNAYNMKPLLDGKQIMKNVGVKPGPQLKETMDNMISWQFKHPEGSVEDCVAYLQSLKI
- the mug117 gene encoding protein mug117; the encoded protein is MWKFCCVTEKLTLFLFIYGICIYICIAVPIRSDLSTVFEPEAKGSRITSNYRRSLFNMLGYDNSVHPNNCKGSFLCPMLRGENRACPNAYMKYNRSLIYHGYSSYTASSCTAIYECEGDYPARTGNEIIDEFDQLNLQCSACGTRFFNNDNENTRCYVKLNYCYPDCTEITPSTSEYDYREPVRDW